DNA sequence from the Anguilla anguilla isolate fAngAng1 chromosome 4, fAngAng1.pri, whole genome shotgun sequence genome:
caattATCTACATATGATGATGACAATTcttataaataagaaatatttacTTCCAAcagaaaaagtatttaaaattcaCCCTGATAGCATTATCGTTCAGCTAAAATAGtctgttttgtgcttttgtcCCTATCCTCGGGGAGTCAAGCAGTTGTCCTCTTTGAGAAGTCAAAAAGCGGTACATATCAGAACAAACCCAGGCCCATCTCCAGATCAGACACCAACGGAGAGCGATTCTCAGCTGTGCAGAGAccaataaatacatgaataacagcaacaaaaagATCACATGCCACCACTAAAGAGGTCAGAAGTGCAGACGACGCCATGTTATGACCTAAGGTTACCATGGTATCAGATACCGGGTTATCACCTGTGTTTTATGGTCAATGAGGCACTGCTGAGCAGTTGACGTGTCCCAAAACTCCTTCTCTTGAGACCGAATAATCGGTGAAGACACAGCGCCTCACAGCTGTGGCAGGGGCACAGTGTGGGAGTCAGGGAGCGGTCAGACGGCAGAACTCCCATCGTGCCCCAGTATGTGGCTGATATTGTGGGCAGGGCGGTTGGTCTGCTTGCCGGAGTCGGCGGAGGAAGTGTTGGCGAGCGACAGCAGCGGGGACATAGGCATGGCCGTGCCGTCGGGGGGCATGGCCGTGGCGATCTCAGGGAAGAGCGAGGTCAGGTTGAAGTTGGACAGGTGAGGGGTGATGCCGGAGGAATTGGCGATGGGCATGGGGGGCATGTCGGGGAGCAGGGGGAAGCTGGCCTGCGCGAAGCCCACGGGCCGCGGCGGGGACAGGATGGAGCCGAAGCGGTTGTTGAGGGGCGCGCCGCTGCTCTTGTCCGCGCCGGGGCTGGTGAACATCTGGTTGGAGAAGTACTGCAGGGGAATGTCGCTTGGCAGGCTGGGGTGGGCCGCCGGGGAGTAGGAGGGGTAGAAGGAGGGCAGGGTGTTCTGGGGCTCCACGGGCAGGATGGCGGGCGTGCGGGGGGCGCTGGGCTGCGTGACCGGCGGGATGAAGGAGGGGCTGGCGTTGATGGGCGGGGGGTTCATCCCTCCCTCGGGGATGAAGGAGAAGCCGAAGTTCTGCCCCAGGTGCTGATCGGACACCAGGTTGTCCCCGCTCACCTGGGCACCGTCAGCCATGAAGCGCACGATGCTGCCCCGCTTGGCCTCCCCGCCCGCCTGCTGACGTTCCAGCAGCATGCCACCACCCGCGGGCAAGGGCAGGTGCCCGTCGGGCTCGAAGGGGTTCCCCGAACGCAGCGCTCCAGACCTCCCTCGGTCCCCGGGGCGCATTTTGCCACCCTGGACATCCTGCGCAGGATGGCGTCCGCGCTGACCGACAGAGTTGGCGGGGCGCGCAGGGGCACGCCCCGGTTCGGAGCTGCTCTGGGCCGTGGAGGGGTGCGGGGGCAGTCCTCCTCGTACTCCGGGTCCCTGCATGTTGGTACTGACCTGCGGGTTGAGGTGTCCTTTGTTCCCCTCGCTCATGTGCATGTTGGGGGTTTTCTGGGCGGGCGGCACACTGGGACTGCCCGCCTTGGCCTGCAGGTCCGCGCTCGACCCGCCCGACCCACAGCTGTACTCCATGCTGACTGGGGGGCAGCACTGCGCCACGCTTTGGTGGCCCAACTGCTCAGGCAAGTGGGGCACCAGGAGACTCTGCATGAAACTCTGGTGGCAGCTCTCCTGCTCCCGGTGCCCCGCTCCCATGGGCACGCCCTGTGCCCCGGGGAACACCCCCCGTGGCTGCCGCTCCACCCCCGAGCCCAGCCCCATCCTGATACCCTGCGCCTGCAGGCCCCTGTGGGACGGGGGAGCGGGCTTGTGGCCCATGTCGCTCCCGCGGGACACCTGCACCTCGAAGCCGCCGAGCTGGTGCTGCCCCGCGGGGCCGCCGCGCGAGACGTTCTGGGGCCCCGAGTGGCCCTGGGCGTTGTGGCCCACGATGCCCTTCCCCCTGGAAGCGTCCAGGTAGGTGTGCAGGTCGGCCTGGTCCTGCGACGCGCGCGCCGCCTGCAGGGGCAGCCCCATGCGCTGGTCCACGCTGGAGGTGGACTTCCCGATGAGCGCCTCGGCCGAGTAGCTGGAGATGCGGTGGCGCTCCTGCCGGGACGGGGTGCACGTGATGTCGGAGGGGCGCGACACGGCGCCCCCCGGCTGCGAGGTCAGCTGCTCCAGGGTGCGGGAGCTCATGAGCCGCTGCAGGGCGCCGTGGTTCTGGCCCGCCTGCCGCTCCTGGCCCAGGTGGCTGCCGTGGAGACCGCGGCTCGCCGCCGGCTGAGCCTCGCAGCCCTTCTCTTGGGGACGAGTGCcgaactgctgctgctggatgTGCTGGATGTGCTGGTGCCGCGAGTGGGAACTCTGCTGctgatgttgctgttgctgctgctgttgctgttgctgctgctgttgctgttgttgctgttgctgttgctgctgctgctgctgttgctgctgctctctgctcttgTCCACGTGATGCGCTTTCTGTGGCAGACCCATAGGGGCCCCCGGTTGGCCCCTCTGCACCAAGCCCCTTTTCTTCTGACTGTGCTGATCCTGCTGCAGTGTCCTTTGATGGATGCCGTGGAGCTGTTGTCCTGGGTCCGGCTGTGTCAGGTGATGTTGCAGCTGGTAAAGGTGATGTCTCTGGccctgttgttgctgctgctgttgctgctgctgctgctgctgctgctgcttcaggTAGGGATTACCCATGGGCAGGTGGTGCCCAGGTGGGTGGGGGATGTGCTGGGAGTGACTCTGCTCATGGGAGGGCCCTTGAGGGGCACAGTGGCCCTCTACCGCTTTCAGCACAGAGCTCGTGTAGCTGTTGCCAGGGAAGAGGCCCCCGAGTCCATCGGAAGGATAGCCCCGCCCACCGGACATGGAGGAGCTGCTGCTACTGGAACTGACCATCATCTGGGTGTGGTCAGGCGGCGCAGCTTTCATGTCCATCTGAGTCATGTTGGGGGCGGAGCAGGTCTTGGGGCGCTTGCCGCTAGGGAGTAGGGTGTCCTCGGGGGCAGGGCGCTTGGACATGTCCTTCAGGTGGTGCTCTGCCCCATGCGACCTCAAAAGAGCGCTCTTGAGCGGCGTGTACTCCGGACACGGCGGGAGCAGGGGGGCCGGGGACTGCACCACGGGCACGGCGGTCGCTATGGGCGACGGGACGGAGCCCTGCTGCTGGGCGTGACCGGGGGAGCAGGCGTAGGGCTGCTGCCCGGAGCTGAGCGGCCTGATCAGATTATTAACGCTGAGACTGCCCACAGCGGTGGACTGCAGCTGCGCGGACTGCGACTGCGTGGGCTGCGTCTGCGCCTGGGAGGGCTGCGACTGCGTGCCCTGCGAATGGGGAGGCTGAGACTGAGAGTGCGGTGCCGAGCTGTAGGACAGGGACAGAGGGTTCCTGGATCCAACCGGCCCACTTGTGGTACCCACCACAGGCTGAACTCGGAGAGACACCTGCAGTAGGGACAGCAAAATTaagttttttaatttcatttattttttttaaacccataaTTTGTATGACTACAATGCCCACAATTATTGATCCCCATGCTGAAGTCAATAATCAATGTAAATCATCTTCATCGAACATctgcagtgaattaattttgtgtgattatatcaGGAAATTCTGCCTGACAGCCCAGTTGATCTCATGATCCTGATTATATCTGATTTATCAAGTCACGCTGAATTACTTGACCAGAATGTGAGATTTAAGAACCAAGCcaattttgagaaaataaatttgaatgcacaAGGTAGCAGATGCTgaggcagtaaaaaaaaaactgaacatgtCCCTGAATATATGCATCTCGATATGTCAGTTGTCTGTATTCCTTAGTGCAACTGATTTAAAAGGCAGAGTTTATAACAGTAAGAATGGTAAAAATCCCTTTCTTGTTATACACTATTCTGTGTTTTGGTACATCAGCATCCTGTTCTTATTGAAAGAATGCTGGTGAAATGTTAattctaaaataattaaaataattcacatggTATTAAGCCTTCACTTAAGGCTCCCTTCATAGTTACACAGATTCATTGAATCAATATTTCTGGTTGCACCTACCGGAAGGCTGGATCCCGTCAGAACATCGGTGTGCTTTGCCTGTGATCCAGAGGCCCTGTCCTTGCGATGGGAGCTCTGTGGAAGTTTGGGGACCTCCCAGCCAGCAGGAGCAGGGGTGTGCGAGCTGCAGCTGCTTCCCTTGCTCGTCCCTGGGCCATCCTGCTCGAAGAAGGCCCTCGCGGCCAGGGCAAGGATCTCGGTCTGCTCTGAAGTGAAGGTGAAGGTCCCAAAGGCAGAAGACGAAGTGCTGACCACGTGGCCCACGGGGAGCATGGAGGCGATGGAGAACCCGCGACTACCTCCGCAGGCGTTGGCGCCCAGGGGCTGTCCCAGTGCATCCTGGTCCAGCACACACGCCTGCTGCAGCGAGGGATCCTTCCTGGGAAGGGCGTGTCCTCCCATGTCCGCCTCCCTGAGATCCCTCTCCATGCTCAACTTGGTGGTTTTGGTCTCCATAAGGGTGGAGTCAGGTGCAGTGGTGGAAAGGACAGGACCATGCTGGCGAGATGGGGGCCTTGTGCACTCTGACatgtgggagaggggggctgaCACTGAGGGCGAGGCCGAGACAAAGGTGGAAGgcgctggggtggggggcagggagacagacagggaatcCTGGAGGTCTGCTGGCCGACTGGACTCGGTTGTGACAAAAACAACTTGCGGAGAAGCCGTTATCCTGTGGCCTGTGGTACCAACACTGTTAGCTGTGGTACTGACACCACTTGCTCTGACTTCAGGCGCTGTGAAACTGACACTAGTGGCTGTGGGTCTAGTCTCTGTTGAACTGACAATATTGGCTGTGGGGACGGACTCTGTGGATCTGACAATAATGGCCGAGGAACCACTATTACTTACTCTAGGTCCAACTACTGTGGAACTGCCACTAGCTACAACGGACCTGACACTACTAACTGTCGATCCAGGCACCGTGGAACCGATATGAGTGGCTGTAGGTGCAGTGACTGTGGAACTGACAGTAGTGGCTTTTGGTCCATTCACTGTGGAAGTAACACTAGTGGTTGTGGGTCCAGTCACTGTGGAGGTGTCAACAGTGGCTGTGGGTACAGTCATTTTGGACGTGGCACTAGTAGCTATAGAGCTAACACTACTTACTATGGAACTGCCACTACATGTTTTGGGTCCAATCACTGTGGAACAGACGCTGCTCACTGTGGGCCCAGTCACCGATGAACTGGCTGTAACGTCTGTGGCAGTGTGGGAGGGTTCTATGGCCTTGGAGGCTAGACAGGACAGCTTTGATGCTGCAGCCAGTTCTGTAGGAGGGAACATGGAAATTTCCCCAGTCTTTGTTGAAATGGCAGGCGCCTGTTTCCCAGCGGACTTAGCGGGCTGAAGGGCGGGGCCTCCCAGTTTAGATATCGTTTTCTGGGCTGTGCTGACCTTGGTGCCAGCGCGCTTGGTTCTGGGCGAGGCACAGGCCTTCCTGGGAAGGACCGTTGCGGCGCCACCCGCTGGTGCTAAAGCCAAAGGGGCCGATCTGGTCGGCCCAGCCGGGGAGCTGCAGTTCACGGTTTCCGGGGCAACGGGCACGGCAGGCGGTGCAGgcgcagggggcggggcctggctcTGGCCAGGGACGTGCGAGATACTCTGATTGAGATTAGCCAGAGCTCCCAGGGAGTGCAGGGTGATGTTGACGTTGGGATCCTCCCTGGTCGTGGGCTGGACGATCTGCAGCGGGGTCTGAGCTGCTGCCCCTGCCCCGCCGTGAGGCTTCACAGCCTGCAAGGAAAACACCTGCCCACTCACTGTGAACGTCTGGGACGTCTGCGCAGACGTCAGCGGCCGGGGGAGGATGTGCACCAGCTGCTTCCCCCCCACGGTCTGTACGCCGCTGCCACCGCCAGCTACCACACTGTAAGTGCTAGTCTGGTCAGCTG
Encoded proteins:
- the LOC118226142 gene encoding basic helix-loop-helix domain-containing protein USF3 isoform X1, with product MPEITKKQTPAHKPQRRKKNKESHNAVERHRKTKINAGINRIGELLPCSPALKQSKNMILDQALRYIIQLKQQNDILLLNGGDRVQAEEICCLRRQLEELRKESAHYMELLKANGISFLNDPTVHWKGKLRCAKVAKVTPTHLVPDGIIVYSNGNVVCPAAEDQSTHSPTLDVRKQPAEALVIQSRCDVTAGVGPKLCPNGSVLRDSPASSAPQVLLGASLVPPVCMPSVRLVEQQQPAKAHPVTTLAPSLSYIAIQGPCPLPANSSAVQPPVSTPTPSPAAIPGQPASLPPALTQAATAGAPNPPSGVNRSVSYVPSSSAPSPTVAPLAFHISTAGSTQTTWTTLQLDGNSQPVCHPAPTQTPALTPAPALAPAPALSIRSSAVSYSGLQGTSLCSPVAKSSIQPVLASPQVQAPPIPLPQAPPSSLSQSAFSPPQVQAQPLAPPVPLPRSPPPPQSQSAVFPVLQVLQVKSAPAPAVPQTPNKPNVFILQPVNPCQPTAVAGSSLPSQNPCQHIVIIQAPNQNPVPPTSQGNAGPAAVSPADQTSTYSVVAGGGSGVQTVGGKQLVHILPRPLTSAQTSQTFTVSGQVFSLQAVKPHGGAGAAAQTPLQIVQPTTREDPNVNITLHSLGALANLNQSISHVPGQSQAPPPAPAPPAVPVAPETVNCSSPAGPTRSAPLALAPAGGAATVLPRKACASPRTKRAGTKVSTAQKTISKLGGPALQPAKSAGKQAPAISTKTGEISMFPPTELAAASKLSCLASKAIEPSHTATDVTASSSVTGPTVSSVCSTVIGPKTCSGSSIVSSVSSIATSATSKMTVPTATVDTSTVTGPTTTSVTSTVNGPKATTVSSTVTAPTATHIGSTVPGSTVSSVRSVVASGSSTVVGPRVSNSGSSAIIVRSTESVPTANIVSSTETRPTATSVSFTAPEVRASGVSTTANSVGTTGHRITASPQVVFVTTESSRPADLQDSLSVSLPPTPAPSTFVSASPSVSAPLSHMSECTRPPSRQHGPVLSTTAPDSTLMETKTTKLSMERDLREADMGGHALPRKDPSLQQACVLDQDALGQPLGANACGGSRGFSIASMLPVGHVVSTSSSAFGTFTFTSEQTEILALAARAFFEQDGPGTSKGSSCSSHTPAPAGWEVPKLPQSSHRKDRASGSQAKHTDVLTGSSLPVSLRVQPVVGTTSGPVGSRNPLSLSYSSAPHSQSQPPHSQGTQSQPSQAQTQPTQSQSAQLQSTAVGSLSVNNLIRPLSSGQQPYACSPGHAQQQGSVPSPIATAVPVVQSPAPLLPPCPEYTPLKSALLRSHGAEHHLKDMSKRPAPEDTLLPSGKRPKTCSAPNMTQMDMKAAPPDHTQMMVSSSSSSSSMSGGRGYPSDGLGGLFPGNSYTSSVLKAVEGHCAPQGPSHEQSHSQHIPHPPGHHLPMGNPYLKQQQQQQQQQQQQQQQGQRHHLYQLQHHLTQPDPGQQLHGIHQRTLQQDQHSQKKRGLVQRGQPGAPMGLPQKAHHVDKSREQQQQQQQQQQQQQQQQQQQQQQQQQQQQHQQQSSHSRHQHIQHIQQQQFGTRPQEKGCEAQPAASRGLHGSHLGQERQAGQNHGALQRLMSSRTLEQLTSQPGGAVSRPSDITCTPSRQERHRISSYSAEALIGKSTSSVDQRMGLPLQAARASQDQADLHTYLDASRGKGIVGHNAQGHSGPQNVSRGGPAGQHQLGGFEVQVSRGSDMGHKPAPPSHRGLQAQGIRMGLGSGVERQPRGVFPGAQGVPMGAGHREQESCHQSFMQSLLVPHLPEQLGHQSVAQCCPPVSMEYSCGSGGSSADLQAKAGSPSVPPAQKTPNMHMSEGNKGHLNPQVSTNMQGPGVRGGLPPHPSTAQSSSEPGRAPARPANSVGQRGRHPAQDVQGGKMRPGDRGRSGALRSGNPFEPDGHLPLPAGGGMLLERQQAGGEAKRGSIVRFMADGAQVSGDNLVSDQHLGQNFGFSFIPEGGMNPPPINASPSFIPPVTQPSAPRTPAILPVEPQNTLPSFYPSYSPAAHPSLPSDIPLQYFSNQMFTSPGADKSSGAPLNNRFGSILSPPRPVGFAQASFPLLPDMPPMPIANSSGITPHLSNFNLTSLFPEIATAMPPDGTAMPMSPLLSLANTSSADSGKQTNRPAHNISHILGHDGSSAV
- the LOC118226142 gene encoding basic helix-loop-helix domain-containing protein USF3 isoform X2, whose product is MPEITKKQTPAHKPQRKKNKESHNAVERHRKTKINAGINRIGELLPCSPALKQSKNMILDQALRYIIQLKQQNDILLLNGGDRVQAEEICCLRRQLEELRKESAHYMELLKANGISFLNDPTVHWKGKLRCAKVAKVTPTHLVPDGIIVYSNGNVVCPAAEDQSTHSPTLDVRKQPAEALVIQSRCDVTAGVGPKLCPNGSVLRDSPASSAPQVLLGASLVPPVCMPSVRLVEQQQPAKAHPVTTLAPSLSYIAIQGPCPLPANSSAVQPPVSTPTPSPAAIPGQPASLPPALTQAATAGAPNPPSGVNRSVSYVPSSSAPSPTVAPLAFHISTAGSTQTTWTTLQLDGNSQPVCHPAPTQTPALTPAPALAPAPALSIRSSAVSYSGLQGTSLCSPVAKSSIQPVLASPQVQAPPIPLPQAPPSSLSQSAFSPPQVQAQPLAPPVPLPRSPPPPQSQSAVFPVLQVLQVKSAPAPAVPQTPNKPNVFILQPVNPCQPTAVAGSSLPSQNPCQHIVIIQAPNQNPVPPTSQGNAGPAAVSPADQTSTYSVVAGGGSGVQTVGGKQLVHILPRPLTSAQTSQTFTVSGQVFSLQAVKPHGGAGAAAQTPLQIVQPTTREDPNVNITLHSLGALANLNQSISHVPGQSQAPPPAPAPPAVPVAPETVNCSSPAGPTRSAPLALAPAGGAATVLPRKACASPRTKRAGTKVSTAQKTISKLGGPALQPAKSAGKQAPAISTKTGEISMFPPTELAAASKLSCLASKAIEPSHTATDVTASSSVTGPTVSSVCSTVIGPKTCSGSSIVSSVSSIATSATSKMTVPTATVDTSTVTGPTTTSVTSTVNGPKATTVSSTVTAPTATHIGSTVPGSTVSSVRSVVASGSSTVVGPRVSNSGSSAIIVRSTESVPTANIVSSTETRPTATSVSFTAPEVRASGVSTTANSVGTTGHRITASPQVVFVTTESSRPADLQDSLSVSLPPTPAPSTFVSASPSVSAPLSHMSECTRPPSRQHGPVLSTTAPDSTLMETKTTKLSMERDLREADMGGHALPRKDPSLQQACVLDQDALGQPLGANACGGSRGFSIASMLPVGHVVSTSSSAFGTFTFTSEQTEILALAARAFFEQDGPGTSKGSSCSSHTPAPAGWEVPKLPQSSHRKDRASGSQAKHTDVLTGSSLPVSLRVQPVVGTTSGPVGSRNPLSLSYSSAPHSQSQPPHSQGTQSQPSQAQTQPTQSQSAQLQSTAVGSLSVNNLIRPLSSGQQPYACSPGHAQQQGSVPSPIATAVPVVQSPAPLLPPCPEYTPLKSALLRSHGAEHHLKDMSKRPAPEDTLLPSGKRPKTCSAPNMTQMDMKAAPPDHTQMMVSSSSSSSSMSGGRGYPSDGLGGLFPGNSYTSSVLKAVEGHCAPQGPSHEQSHSQHIPHPPGHHLPMGNPYLKQQQQQQQQQQQQQQQGQRHHLYQLQHHLTQPDPGQQLHGIHQRTLQQDQHSQKKRGLVQRGQPGAPMGLPQKAHHVDKSREQQQQQQQQQQQQQQQQQQQQQQQQQQQQHQQQSSHSRHQHIQHIQQQQFGTRPQEKGCEAQPAASRGLHGSHLGQERQAGQNHGALQRLMSSRTLEQLTSQPGGAVSRPSDITCTPSRQERHRISSYSAEALIGKSTSSVDQRMGLPLQAARASQDQADLHTYLDASRGKGIVGHNAQGHSGPQNVSRGGPAGQHQLGGFEVQVSRGSDMGHKPAPPSHRGLQAQGIRMGLGSGVERQPRGVFPGAQGVPMGAGHREQESCHQSFMQSLLVPHLPEQLGHQSVAQCCPPVSMEYSCGSGGSSADLQAKAGSPSVPPAQKTPNMHMSEGNKGHLNPQVSTNMQGPGVRGGLPPHPSTAQSSSEPGRAPARPANSVGQRGRHPAQDVQGGKMRPGDRGRSGALRSGNPFEPDGHLPLPAGGGMLLERQQAGGEAKRGSIVRFMADGAQVSGDNLVSDQHLGQNFGFSFIPEGGMNPPPINASPSFIPPVTQPSAPRTPAILPVEPQNTLPSFYPSYSPAAHPSLPSDIPLQYFSNQMFTSPGADKSSGAPLNNRFGSILSPPRPVGFAQASFPLLPDMPPMPIANSSGITPHLSNFNLTSLFPEIATAMPPDGTAMPMSPLLSLANTSSADSGKQTNRPAHNISHILGHDGSSAV